ACCACGCGCTTGCCCGCCGCCGTGATCTGCTGGGCCGCCTCCCGCGCCGCCGCACTGCGCAGGGTCCAGCCACCATACCCCGGTGCGAGACGGACGGCCTTCAACTCCGGCCAGCTGAGCAACTCCGCCAGATCCTGTTCCCAGCCGGGGCCAAACAGGTTAAGCACCGGCAGGGGCGTCATCCCCCGCGCCCGGCCGATCGCCTCGCGCAGCGTCCGGTTCGCCGGCATGGGGTCGGTCGGCCACAGCGCCGCGAAACTTGAAACCAAGCCCCCGCCGATCCCGTGCTTACGCCAGTGTCGGCGCAATGCCGCCGGGTCCCGCACCGGCAGATTCAGGAAGGGCCACTCGCCCACCCAGGCATTCGTATCATAAAAGGTCATACGGCAGGCGGCAGGAGGTTGACGGCGTTGTCGTGCAGGATGCGGCGCTTGGCCGCCGCAGAGATCGATGCGCCGGTGATGCGACCCATCGCCGTCGGCAGATCGCGAATCGGTAGGTCCGACCCGTAGAGCACACGGTGCGCGCCCAGTTCATCCACGGCGCACTCCACCAGACCGGCTTCCGGCGCCGCGCCCGAGGTGTCGATGTAAAGGTTCTCCAGGCCCCGCGCCGCCCGAATGCCCCGCACCCCACAACCGGTCAGATGCGCCATCACCACCTTCACCTCCGGCCAACGTCGCGCCAACTCACAGGTGTCTTCCGGATCGGAATGAAACGCCCGTTCGCGGATATTGGTCTGACTCCATGAATGCTGCAGCACCGGCACCTCGTAACGCGCCGCCGCTTCCATCACCGGCTTCATCGCCGCATCGCGCGCATTGCACGAGATCTCCAGCTTCAGGCCGTGGAACCCGCCCACGGTTTCAAAACAGCGCTCCACTTCGCGCCAAACCTCCGCCTCCCCCAGCAGCGGATTCAGCCCGCAGAAGCCGACATAGAACCGTTTCGACCGCCGCACTACCTTGGCCACGTCGTCGTTCAGAATGCGCGTCTGCTCCGCGTCGGGCAGCCGCCCGTAGCGCAGCACGTCCCCCAGCGCCACCATGCGGGTGATGCCGAGACTCCGTGCCCGCCGGAGTTGGCGCCGGGTTTCCGCGGGTTCCGCACCTTCTTCAAAGAAGATCGGATGGGTATGGAAGTCGATGATGCTCAAGGGTTCGATCCGGGGCCGAGGGGGTAATGAAATTTCATTCGTAAGCGACTGCTCTTTAATGACTTGCCGCAACCTTTTGGGCCTGCCGTCTTGGAGTCAATGCCCCACGGTTTCCCCGCTAAAAATGACGAAATCGACCCCTGGTTGGCGCAGCCCGATGCTGCCACCATTGAGGCCGTGAAATTTCAAACCGGCGACTACCTTATTTTGGGGGTGGGCGGCAAAATGGGCACCACCGTCGCCCTCATGCTGCGCCAGGCTTTGGACGCCTGCGGTCGCTCCGCCCGGGTCATCGGCGTGTCGCGATTCAGTCGGCCGGACGCCCGCACCTATCTCGAATCCCATGGGATCGAAACGCTCGCCTGCGACCTCGCCGATCCCGCCGCCGTCGCCGAGCTGCCCCCCGTGGCCAACGTCTTCTTCCTCGCCGGCCAGAAGTTTGGCACCACCGACGCCCCGGAAGCGACCTGGCTGCAGAACACGATCGTGCCGTCGCTGGTCGCGCGCCATTTCACCACGTCGCGTATCGTCGCCTTCTCCACCGGCTGTGTGTATCCCTTCGCCCCGGTGGATGAGCCCGGCTGCAACGAGTCCGTGCCGCTGTCATGCCAGGGTGAATACGCCAGCTCCTGCGTCGGCCGCGAACGCGTGTTCACCCACTTTTCGAAAGCGCACAACACGCCCGTCCTGCTCTTCCGCCTCAACTACTCCTGCGAACTGCGCTACGGGGTGCTGGTCGACATCGGTCGCCAGGTGCTCGCAGGTCAGCCCATCGATATCTCCACCGGATGGGTCAATCTGATCTGGCAAACCGACGCCGTCGCCATCGCCATCCGTTCACTCGACCTCGCCGCCAGTCCACCGCATCCGCTCAACGTAACCGGTGCCGAGAAGATCGGCGTGCGCGATATCGCCTTTGCCTTCGGCTACCGCTTCGGACTCACGCCCACCTTCACCGGCGAACCCGGCGACACCGCCTGGCTCGCCGATGCCAGCGCCGCGATCGCGCGGTTTGGCCCGCCTCCCACTCCGCTATCCCAAATGATCGACTGGGTGGCCGCCCACCTGCAACGCGGCGGCCCCCTGCTCGGCAAACCCACCCACTTCGAAACCCGTGACGGCAAATTCTGACCCCCTCGCGCCGTGGCGCGAACACCTGCTGGCCGGTCACGTCATCCCGGCCCACCCGCTCGCACTTGATGCCTCGCGCCAACTCTCCGAACGACACCAACGCGCGCTCAGCCGCTACTACGTCGACGCCGGTTGCGGCGGCATTGCCGTGGCGGTGCACTCCACCCAGTTCGAGATTCGCGACCCCGCCCACAATCTACTTGAGCCGGTGCTTACGCTCGCCAGCGAAACCATCGACGCCCAGCTCGCGGCCGCACCGCGGCCCTTCATCAAAATCGCCGGTGTCTGCGGCCGCACCGCCCAGGCCCGCCGGGAAGCCACCCTCGCGCGCAACCTCGGTTACCACGCCGCTCTCCTCAGTCTCGCGGCATGGGGCGACGCCCCCGAGGACGGCATCCTCGCCCACTGTCACACCGTGGCGGAAGAGCTGCCGCTCATCGGTTTCTACCTGCAACCCGCTGTGGGCGGGCGGGTGTTCAGCCGCCACTTCTGGTCCCGCTTCGCCGAGATTGAGAACGTGCTGGCGATCAAGATCGCGCCCTTCAACCGCTACCAGACCCTCGACGTGGTGCGGGCCGTCATCGAAACCGGCCGCCACGACATCGCCCTCTATACCGGCAACGACGACACCATCGTCACCGACCTGCTCACGCCCTTCACCTTCACCCACCACGGCGAAACCATCACCCGGCACATCTCCGGCGGATTGCTCGGCCACTGGGGCGTCTGGACCCACGCAGCAGTGCGTCTGCTTAACGAGCTCAAAGCCGCCCGCGCCGCCCCGTCACTCGACCCCGCCTGGCTCGCCCGCGCCGCCGCCGTGACCGACATGAATGCCGCCCTGTTCGACGCCGCCAATGGTTTTGCCGGCTGCATTCCCGGCATCCTCGAAGTCCTGCGTCGCCAAGGTCTCGTCCCCACCCACCACTGCCTCAACCCCAACGAGGTCCTCTCCCCCGACCAGGCAGCCGAACTCGACCGCGTGACCTCCGCCTACCCCGACCTCACCGACGACACCTTCGTCGCCACCCACCTCGATTCATGGCTGCGGTAACCCCTCTCTGCGATGGTGGGTCGGGCTTTACGCCCGACATCTCCGGCTCTCGCCGCTGGCTCACGGCCTTCCTCGCCGGGGCCACGCTCCCTCTCGCCCTCCTCGCCACCGACGTCACCACTGCAGTCGGTCTGCCCCCGCTCGACGCCTCCCGCGTGGTCACGGTGGACCTGAATAACGACCAGCACGCCGACCTCGTCATCCGCCCCAACTCCCGCGACGACGCCACTCCGCTGGTCTACCTCTGGGAGCCCAACGACACCGCGCCCCTCGGCGGCACCTTCCTCGCCAGCGACACCTCCACCCTGCCGGTGCTCTCGCCCCGCGATGTGATCACCTTCGCCGACCTCAACAACGATGGCCACGCCGACGCCATCATCGGTCGCTACCTCGATTACCTGCAGCCCGATTTCACGCCGCCCACCAACGCCCCCCTCCGCACGTCCTGGTTGCCCGGTCGCGGCGACGGCACCTTCGACGCCCCGCAGCCGATCAATGCCGCCCCCGCCGCCACCACCACCGCCATCGCGGTCGGCGACGTCAACGCCGATGGCCTGCCCGACCTCTGGCTCGGCAATTGGTATCAACGCTACTTCTCCGGCTACGAGGCCTTCAGCAACGACCTCCTGCTGCAGTATCCGATTTCCGGTGACACGACCGCGATCGCCTTTGCCCGTTGGTCCGTGCCCGGCGAAACCAGCCCACTCGACTCGGCCACCGATCCCGGCGGTCGCCCGACCTATGGCGCGATGATCGCCCGCCTCGGCGACCCGGCCGCCGCCGAGCTGCCTTACTTGTTGGAGCTCAATTACGGCCGCCGTTGGAACCGTCTCTGGCAGCTCACGCCCTTCGCTCCGATGATCGAACCGCCGACCACCGAGGAACGCCTGCCGCCCCGCCCCGGGGGCCCACTCGCGTTTCGCGGTGATGAGGTCGCTCGCATCCTGCGCGGCGTCGATATCGCCCCTGCAGCCGGTTTCGACGGCGACAAAATCCGCCACGGCATTCACCCCCAGTGGCTGCACGCCCGCGCCGAAGACGACCCGCGCTTCAAACGCGACGACGAGCTGCCCTTCCGCGCCAACGGCAATACCTTCGACGCCGCCGTCGGCGACATCGACAACGACGGTGACTTCGACGTCTTCGTTTCCACCATCATCCACAACTGGGCCGGCGATTCCTCCGACCGCTCACGTTTCCTCGTCAATCGCCTGCAGGAAACCGGCCGCCTCACCTTCGACTCCCCGGCCCGACTTTCCGTCGATCGCGTCCCCGAAATCGTCACCCCCGACAACCGCAATTTTAATCAGGGCGACATCTTCTGCGAACTGGCTGACCTGAACAACGACGGTCGACTCGATCTCATTCTCTGTTCGTCCGATTACAGCGACCCACCGCCGCACGACGAACGTCTGCGCATCTTCCTGCAACAGCCCGACGGCACCTTCGCCGACCACACCACCGCGCTCGGCATCGACCACATCGGCGCAGGTCAACCCGCCCTGCTCGACCTCGATCAGGACGGCGCCCTCGACCTCGTGGTCGGCCAGACCTTCAACCGCCTCAATGCCGAGCGCCGCCGCACCGCCGCCCTCGCCAACGGCAGCCTCGCCGCCGACGCTCCGGAAGACGCCCGCGGCCAAGCCATTCTGCGCGTGTATCACAACACCTGGACCGAGGGCCGCGCCGGCCTCGTCCTCCGCCTCGTCGGCGACCCCACTCGCGGCGTCACTCGCGACGCCATCGGCGCTATCGCCACGGCCACCGTCGACCTCGACGGCGATCCGACCACGCCCCCCGTTAAACTCATCCGCCAATGGGTCGGCCCAGGAGGCCACGCCGGCAAACGCAGCGACGCCCTCCTCCACTTCGGTCTCGGCGCCGCCGCTCGCGTCGAGTCGCTCACCATCACCTGGCCCGACGCCGCCCGCACCGTCACCACCCACGGTCCACTCAACGCCGGCACCCACACCATCACCCTCTCAGCCCCCGATGCCTAGGCTTCAGCGCGTAGCGGTAGCGGAGCCTTTCGTGTCCATTCGTGGTTAAAAAAGAACCTGCCTCTCAGCCCATGTCCCACCGTCTCATTCTCTTCGCCCTGTCCGTGGTTCTAACCACCGGCGTCCTCCGCGCCCAGGACACCTTGCCGCGCCATTTCTCCGCCGAGCTCGTGCAACGCGCCGTCGACCTCAACGCGCCCCGCTGGAAGTTCGTCGAGCCGCGCCGCTACCGCGAAATGCCCGAGACCTTTGGCCTGCAGATCACCGCGCTCGCCGCCCACGCCGCTCCCGCCTACGAGGTCAACGGCCGCCCGCTCGCCGATCATCTCGCCGCCAAACTCCGCCACTTCCTCGTCACGCCCGAGCCTTACCCCGACGGCACCACCCGCGAGCCGGAAGCGCTCGGCGGCATCGGCGGCTGGACCCACCACGTGCCGGCCAATGCCCTGCTTCTCGCCAAGCATACCCCCGCGGTTTGGAACCAACTCTCCGCGGATGAACACGCCCGGGCCGACCTGCTCATGCAGGCCCTCGCCCTCGCCGGCCACTGGTGCCTCGACGACGACAACAACTATTACGTGCTCATGGACGGGGTGACCCTCTTCCATCGCAGTTGGAATCCCAACCACGTCGAAGGCTACGTCGGCGTCATGGTCGCCGCTTCCCTCTACTTCGGCCCCGACGAGCTCAACGCCTTCTTCCGCTCCTTCGATTTCGATCGCTTCACCGCCCGCCTCGAAGCCGCCAATTTCCGCAACATCCTGCGCTGCTGGACGTGGACCCCGGCCCTGCGCGATCGCATGATGTTTGGCGGCGACCTCGCCGTGCCCGACGACCAAATCCTCGTGCCCGGACTCGTCACCACCGGTCGCGGCGTGCGCAATACGTTCAGCTTCGACGGCATGGGCCTCGACGAGCCGTGGGCCCTTTACCGCAGCCAGGCCATGCGCGTCTTCAACAAAGCCGTGCGCAACGAGGTCAACATCCACGGCGACCTCACCGGCCACATCCTCGGCGAAGCCACCGGCGCCACCACCTCGCCGTGGAACGGCCAGACCGGCTTCATCTTCGAGTTTGAGAGCATGGATTGGTCGGGCCTGCGCACCAACCTCGCTTACGCCTTCGAGGCCGCGATGATCGACCTGATGACCGCGACCACCCTCAAGGAACTCAACGAGTGGCAGCTCGACGCCGGGGGCCGCCCCCTCGAGCGCCGCATGGCGGTGGGCATGGCTGACTTCATCTTCCGGGCCGAGGAAGGTTACGCCGGCTGGGCCAACGGCAAACCCGGCAACTACGACTGGGAAGAGTATTTTCTTCCCAAGGGCGCCGACCTCGTCATCGACCTCTGGCGCAGCTACTTCGAGGCCCCGCCGCCCCCGACCCCGGACCGCCCGCTCGATATCGCGGTCGCCGCCAACGTAGGTGAAACCCAGACCCTCTTCGCCGATCCCGAGGTCTACGCCGCCTGGCCCACCATGGTCCAACTCCCCGACGGGACCCTCGTCATCTCCTTCTGCGCGACCGAGGAACACCTGGGTCCCAATGGCCGCGCCATGATCATGCGCTCCACCGACAATGGACACACGTGGAGCGATCCGGTCGTCGCCGTCGACACCCCGCTGGACGATCGCGAAAACGGCCTGACCGTCGGCCCCGATGGCACGCTCGCCCTGCACGTGCGCAGCGTTGCCTGGACCCGCGCCGCCTACGACGCCCTCGCCCCCGGCTCCTATCCGGACGAAACCCTCGCCCGCTGGTCCGACTACGTGGAGCAACCCGCCTACCGCGCCGCCGCCGATCAAGCCGGCACTTGGATCTACACCTCCACCGACGGCGGCCATACCTGGAGCGAGCCGGTTCCTGGCCCCGACTCCATCCACGGCGGCATCGTCCTCGAAGACGGCACCTGGATGTCCAGTGCCTATCGCGACGAAAAAGGCAGCGTGGCCCTCTACACCGCGCCCGCCGCCAACGGCCCGTGGTCTCGCATCCAGCGTCTGGATACACCCAATACCATCAACCGCCGCTTCGGCGAACCGCACCTTGCCCAACTGCCCTCCGGTCGCCTCGTCATGGCCATTCGCTCCACCGCCAGCCCCTACGACGATCACAACAGCAACAACCAGTTCCACGTCAGCGTTTCCGATGACCTCGGCAAGACCTGGTCCACCGCCGCCAACTCCCAACGCTGGGGCTACCCCGTGCACGTGATCACCCTGTCCGACGGCCGCCTGCTCGCCAGCTACGGCTACCGTCGCCCACCCTACGGCATCAGGGCCAGTCTGAGCACCGACGGTATCAACTGGACCGATACACCCGAACTCGTGCTGCGCTCCGACGCGCCCAACCACGACCTCGGTTACCCGGCCTCGGTTGAAATCGCCCCCGGTGAGATCCTCACGATCTACTACATCGAAAATACCCTCGGCGACCGCCCCATCATTCAGTCCACCCGCTGGCACCTCGAATAAGCGCCCCCTCGCGCCGGTCGGCCGACCCTGAGCACACCCTAGCTGAATTCGGCCCAGCATTCGCCGGCGCCATCCAACCCGAGGTCCCACGCCCCGCCGAAGGCGTGATCGGTTGCCGCGCGCACATCGATCTCGCCCTTGCGCACCTGCAGCATCGTCGCCCCCCGTCCTTCCGCGGGACGACCATACAGCCCCGCGTAGCGCGCCAACACCGCGGTGTTCACACGCTGCGGCCAACCCGCCAAACCGGCAAAGTAGTGGTGCCCGTTGCGCTCCACACTGGTGTTGCCGAGCAGCGCCTGCACCGCGAGGTCCTGCGGCAAGGCCACGGGGCCAACGTTCGACAGGTCCTCGCCACTCATCAGCAGGTTCCCGCCCCGTCGCGTCAGCAAACAGCGGTTGGCGATGCCATGGATCACGCCTTTGCAGTTCTTGTGACTCACGCCCGCGTAGCCGATCGCCAACGCCCGACGCAGGTCAGCCGGCTCCGCACCGGATTCATCAATCAGTAAAGCCGGGCGCTCCCACCAGCGCGGCAGCGCGGCCGCCGTTTCGTCATTCAAGGCCACCGCCCGATGCAGCGGCTGCTCAAAAAACCGCAGCCGTCCCCACAGGTTGCGCAGGCGCGGTCGCTCCTGTCCCCGCGCCCAAAACTCCCGCAACGCGTCCACCGTCTCAAAGGCTTCGTTGCCATCCAAGGTCGCCGCGTAGTCCGTGCCGCGCTCCGCCTCGATCACGGCCGTTACCCGCTCCAAGCGATCCAGCCCGGCCTCCACCTCGGCGCCGACTTTGATCTTAAACTCTCGCACCCCGTAGTGCCGAATCACCGCGCGCAGATCCACCGGCAGACCATCGTCGACGCCAGCCGCCATGGTCTGTGCCTCCGCCTGATCCAAGGCATCTCCGAGACCCACCGTGTGCCGGCAAAACACCCGCTCCACGCTCGTGCGCGGCAACAGATTATCCAGGTCCTGGTCGCCCAACTCCTCATGCAGGTCGCCCAAACGGATGCCCAGACCTCCATCCCGCACGGCTTGGACCACCGAGCAACGGTGCCGCCGGCAAAACGCATCGATCAGCGCCCGCTCCACCAGCGACACGCCGAAGTGCGCCAGCAAGGCCGGCCATCCGCGCTGCGCCGCCTCCGCCCGCTGCGCCTCATCCACCGTCTGCACCAGCGCGTGCACGGAGCGCGCCTCCTGCCCCGACGCGGCCGCACTGGCCTTTCGCAGCACGGTATACATTTCGGCCAGCTCCAACCCGATCGACCGCATCGGATCCTTGGTGAACCATTTCGGCGGCAGGTGATCCGCCGCCCGCCCCCTGACCCGCTCCCCGTCGATCGTCGCTTCCAGCTCCAACCAGGCATGCGGCACCTGCTCCATCACCGTGATGCCGTAATGAAACGGCAACCGGGTGCGGAGCTCGCGCCGATACCAGCGTTGGGCGTGGATCGTGATCATGCGTCGCGTCCCCAGCGCCAGAGGATGGCTTCCAACACGCTGAACTGGTCGGTCAGCAACCCTTCGTAACCGCAGCGTTCATCCTGCCACGTGCGCCAGTCGACGCCCGAGTTGTTGCCGCCAAACACCCGCGCCTCGGCAAAGCCGACACACAGCCGCTTCAGGATGCGGTCACCGTCGCGGCGCAGACCCGCCGCATACAAGCCCATCACAAAACGCCGCGCCTGCGAGTGCGTGCGACCGCAGTTTTGGTAATAACCTTTTGGATACCC
This portion of the Actomonas aquatica genome encodes:
- a CDS encoding amidohydrolase family protein — encoded protein: MSIIDFHTHPIFFEEGAEPAETRRQLRRARSLGITRMVALGDVLRYGRLPDAEQTRILNDDVAKVVRRSKRFYVGFCGLNPLLGEAEVWREVERCFETVGGFHGLKLEISCNARDAAMKPVMEAAARYEVPVLQHSWSQTNIRERAFHSDPEDTCELARRWPEVKVVMAHLTGCGVRGIRAARGLENLYIDTSGAAPEAGLVECAVDELGAHRVLYGSDLPIRDLPTAMGRITGASISAAAKRRILHDNAVNLLPPAV
- a CDS encoding NAD-dependent epimerase/dehydratase family protein, translating into MPHGFPAKNDEIDPWLAQPDAATIEAVKFQTGDYLILGVGGKMGTTVALMLRQALDACGRSARVIGVSRFSRPDARTYLESHGIETLACDLADPAAVAELPPVANVFFLAGQKFGTTDAPEATWLQNTIVPSLVARHFTTSRIVAFSTGCVYPFAPVDEPGCNESVPLSCQGEYASSCVGRERVFTHFSKAHNTPVLLFRLNYSCELRYGVLVDIGRQVLAGQPIDISTGWVNLIWQTDAVAIAIRSLDLAASPPHPLNVTGAEKIGVRDIAFAFGYRFGLTPTFTGEPGDTAWLADASAAIARFGPPPTPLSQMIDWVAAHLQRGGPLLGKPTHFETRDGKF
- a CDS encoding CRTAC1 family protein, with protein sequence MAAVTPLCDGGSGFTPDISGSRRWLTAFLAGATLPLALLATDVTTAVGLPPLDASRVVTVDLNNDQHADLVIRPNSRDDATPLVYLWEPNDTAPLGGTFLASDTSTLPVLSPRDVITFADLNNDGHADAIIGRYLDYLQPDFTPPTNAPLRTSWLPGRGDGTFDAPQPINAAPAATTTAIAVGDVNADGLPDLWLGNWYQRYFSGYEAFSNDLLLQYPISGDTTAIAFARWSVPGETSPLDSATDPGGRPTYGAMIARLGDPAAAELPYLLELNYGRRWNRLWQLTPFAPMIEPPTTEERLPPRPGGPLAFRGDEVARILRGVDIAPAAGFDGDKIRHGIHPQWLHARAEDDPRFKRDDELPFRANGNTFDAAVGDIDNDGDFDVFVSTIIHNWAGDSSDRSRFLVNRLQETGRLTFDSPARLSVDRVPEIVTPDNRNFNQGDIFCELADLNNDGRLDLILCSSDYSDPPPHDERLRIFLQQPDGTFADHTTALGIDHIGAGQPALLDLDQDGALDLVVGQTFNRLNAERRRTAALANGSLAADAPEDARGQAILRVYHNTWTEGRAGLVLRLVGDPTRGVTRDAIGAIATATVDLDGDPTTPPVKLIRQWVGPGGHAGKRSDALLHFGLGAAARVESLTITWPDAARTVTTHGPLNAGTHTITLSAPDA
- a CDS encoding sialidase family protein — translated: MSHRLILFALSVVLTTGVLRAQDTLPRHFSAELVQRAVDLNAPRWKFVEPRRYREMPETFGLQITALAAHAAPAYEVNGRPLADHLAAKLRHFLVTPEPYPDGTTREPEALGGIGGWTHHVPANALLLAKHTPAVWNQLSADEHARADLLMQALALAGHWCLDDDNNYYVLMDGVTLFHRSWNPNHVEGYVGVMVAASLYFGPDELNAFFRSFDFDRFTARLEAANFRNILRCWTWTPALRDRMMFGGDLAVPDDQILVPGLVTTGRGVRNTFSFDGMGLDEPWALYRSQAMRVFNKAVRNEVNIHGDLTGHILGEATGATTSPWNGQTGFIFEFESMDWSGLRTNLAYAFEAAMIDLMTATTLKELNEWQLDAGGRPLERRMAVGMADFIFRAEEGYAGWANGKPGNYDWEEYFLPKGADLVIDLWRSYFEAPPPPTPDRPLDIAVAANVGETQTLFADPEVYAAWPTMVQLPDGTLVISFCATEEHLGPNGRAMIMRSTDNGHTWSDPVVAVDTPLDDRENGLTVGPDGTLALHVRSVAWTRAAYDALAPGSYPDETLARWSDYVEQPAYRAAADQAGTWIYTSTDGGHTWSEPVPGPDSIHGGIVLEDGTWMSSAYRDEKGSVALYTAPAANGPWSRIQRLDTPNTINRRFGEPHLAQLPSGRLVMAIRSTASPYDDHNSNNQFHVSVSDDLGKTWSTAANSQRWGYPVHVITLSDGRLLASYGYRRPPYGIRASLSTDGINWTDTPELVLRSDAPNHDLGYPASVEIAPGEILTIYYIENTLGDRPIIQSTRWHLE
- a CDS encoding dihydrodipicolinate synthase family protein, yielding MTANSDPLAPWREHLLAGHVIPAHPLALDASRQLSERHQRALSRYYVDAGCGGIAVAVHSTQFEIRDPAHNLLEPVLTLASETIDAQLAAAPRPFIKIAGVCGRTAQARREATLARNLGYHAALLSLAAWGDAPEDGILAHCHTVAEELPLIGFYLQPAVGGRVFSRHFWSRFAEIENVLAIKIAPFNRYQTLDVVRAVIETGRHDIALYTGNDDTIVTDLLTPFTFTHHGETITRHISGGLLGHWGVWTHAAVRLLNELKAARAAPSLDPAWLARAAAVTDMNAALFDAANGFAGCIPGILEVLRRQGLVPTHHCLNPNEVLSPDQAAELDRVTSAYPDLTDDTFVATHLDSWLR